Part of the Niallia alba genome is shown below.
CAGTCAGCAATAATTCTTTCTGGTGATCGTCATTGATATCGATGATATGTAATTTAGGATCAAATCCACCTTCTACAGTTAATATCGCTGGCTTATCTTTTTCCTTCGTGACCTTTAGTAACAATTCCTTAAAGAAATTGCTATTTTCAGGCTGATCCGATCCATCTCCTTTTAATTGAATCATTTCTTCTTGGTCGTCATTTGTTATATCCGTTTTTTCTTCAAAGATTAATTTGTTTGTTTTCTCATCCTTCTCCATTGCATATACACCAGTAATAGCAGTTAAAGTCATTAAAAAGAAAGCACATAAAGCAACAAGTAATTCTCTTCTCATGCTAAAACCTCCCTACATCTTAATACTTTTTAGGATGTCCTTTTTTGGTAAAATCATGTAAGTAAGGAAAAGAAAATTTATAAAATAACGGGATATTTGTTATTTAAATATTACATAAGGTATAGTGACATTGGATGGAGGAGGGATGAACTCCCTTTTTCCTGATATTTTTAATAAAAGTGGTTTTCATTCGCCTGATGAATGCTATTTTCCTATCTTTCTTGGCAAAAGTGGTTTTCATTCGTCTGATGAACGCTATTTTCCTATCTTTCTTGGCAAAAGTGGTTTTCATTCGTCTGATGAACGCCATTTTTCTTATCGTTCTTGGCAAAAGTGGTTTTCATTCGTCTGATGAACGCCATTTTTCTTATCGTTCTTGGCAAAAGTGGTTTTCATTCGTCTGATGAACGCCATTTTTCTTATCGTTCTTGGCAAAAGTGGTTTTCATTCGTCTGATGAACGCCATTTTTCTTATCGTTCTTGGCAAAAGTGGTTTTCATTCGTCTGATGAACGCCATTTTTCTTATCGTTCTTGGCAAAAGTGGTTTTCATTCGTCTGATGAACGCCATTTTTCTTATCGTTCTTGGCAAAAGTGGTTTTCATTCATTTACTACTGTATACCTCATTATCCCTCCCGCTCTAAAATTGCTGCTTTCTCTACAATCAAAATCAAATACTCTCAAAAAAAAGATTCCCAACCTGCAAAGACATTTTGCAAATTGGGAACCCCTCAAACTATTTTATTTACGCTTCATCGTGAGTAATTTTTTCTTCCCACAATTCTACAATTTTGCCTGCTTCTGTTTCATCAATAACAAAGGAACCATTTGAATAACGATCATTAAAGCGGAGCTCGCCAACTTTAACAGATTCTATTTCTCCTTTTTCTGTTTGAAGATAAACAGTATCTTGTGCTTCAAGTATAGCCATACCAACAACTCGATGCGGGTTCGCTTTTAATTCACGAAGCATGATTAAACCTCGTTTTGCTCTTCCAGAGAACTCAAATTCAGTTAGCTTCATTTTCTTTATCGAACCACGCTGTGTCATGATAACGACACTTTCTTTTTGAGGATTCGTAATAACCTTACCAGCTATGACATAATCATTATCTTTTAGATTAATGCCTTTGACACCAGCTGCTCTAGCACCAACGATATTAATTTCTTCTTCATGGAATCGTAGTGCATAACCAATATGTGTGGCAATTAACACTTCTTGTTTACCATTTGTAAGATGGACATCAACTACTTCATCGTCACCTTTAAGATTAATAGCTACTAATGGTTTTGAGTAACGCTGTGCTTTATAGTTAATCAATTCTGTTTTCTTTGCCATACCATTTTTCGTAAAGAAAAGCAGGTATTGAGGTCTTTCAAAGTCCTTAATTGGCATTGCCTTAATAATCGATTCATCTCGATCAATCGGAATAATATTTGAAATATGTTGACCTAAATCTTTCCAACGAATATCAGGCAATTCATGAACTGGTAAATATAAATAGTTGCCTTTGTCTGTGAACAATAACACAACTTCAGTTGTATTTACATCGATTTTAGCAAGAATTCTATCTGTATCCTTCATGCCAAAATCTTGACCATTGCTTGCTGCATAAGAACGTTGACTCGTACGTTTAATATAGCCATCTTTTGTAACCGTTACAATAACGTCTTCACTTGCTACTAATACTTCCAGATTGATTTTGATTTCTTCAATTTCATCTTGGATTAATGTACGTCTTTCGCTTACAAAGCGCTTTTTCACGTCTTTTAGTTCTTTTTTGATAACGGAAAGCAATTTCTTTTCACTTGCTAATATAGCAGTCCACTCGTCAATTTTATTCGCTAAGTCTTCTGCTTCTGCTTGTAATGCTGTTATATCTGTATTTGTTAAACGATATAATTGTAGTGACACGATTGCTTCTGCTTGTGGCTCAGTAAATTGAAAGGCGGCAATCAAGTTATTTTTCGCATCTCGTTTATCCTTTGATGCACGGATAGTTGCAATGACTTCATCTAGAATTGACAATGCTTTTATTAATCCATCTACAATATGTTGACGATCCTTTGCTTTTTGCAGATCAAATTCTGTACGACGCTTAATTGTTTCTTTTTGATGCTCTATATACGCATCTAATAATGCAATAATGCCCATAAGCTTTGGACGCTTGTTGTAAATGGCAACCATATTAAAGCTGTACGTAATTTGTAAATCTGTATTTTTAAATAAGAAATTTAAAATTCCATTTGCGTCGACTTCTTTTTTTAGCTCGATGACAATTCGTAAGCCTGTTCGATCTGTTTCATCTCTTACTTCTGCAATCCCTTCGACTTTTCGGTCTAATCGCAATTCATCGATCTTTTTAACGAGATTGCTTTTATTTAACTCATAAGGAACTTCCGTAATCACGATTTGCTGTTTACCGCCTCGTAATGTTTCAATATCGGTTTTTCCACGGACAATGATTTTTCCTTTACCGGTCTCATACGCTTTTTTAATGCCTTCTACCCCTTGGATAATTCCGCCTGTTGGAAAATCTGGACCTTTGATATGCTTCATAATGTCTTCTACTGTGCAATTTGGCGAATCCATTCGCTCAATTACACCATCAATTACTTCACCTAAATGATGGGGAGGTATATCTGTTGCATATCCTGCTGAAATACCTGTCGAGCCATTGACTAAAAGGTTTGGAAATTTTGCTGGCAAGACAGTTGGCTCATTCGATGTATCATCAAAGTTTGGAATGAAATCTACGGTTCTTTTTTCGATATCACGCAGTAATTCTGCAGAAATTGCCGAAAGTCTTGCTTCCGTATAACGCATTGCTGCCGGTGGATCTCCGTCAATACTTCCGTTATTTCCGTGCATTTCAATTAAAACATTCCGAACCTTCCACTCTTGACTCATACGCACCATAGCTTCATAAACGGATGAATCTCCATGTGGATGGTAATTACCGATAACGTTACCGACTGTTTTTGCTGATTTTCGAAAGTTTTTCTCATGTGTATTACCTTCTTCATGCATAGCATAAAGAATTCGACGCTGAACAGGCTTTAGTCCATCCCGTGCATCAGGTAAAGCCCGCTCTTGGATGATGTATTTACTATACCGTCCAAAACGATCACCGAGAACATCCTCCAAAGGCAAATCACGGTATTGCTCTAATGAACTCATGATGGGCTCTCCTCCTCAGTGACCATAATATTTTCGTTTTCCAGAATGTTACCTTCTTCTTCTAATCCGAATGCAACATTTGCTTCAATCCATTTTCTCCGTGGTTCTACTTTATCACCCATTAAAGTTGTTACACGACGTTCCGCTCGTGCAAGATCATCTATTTTAACACGTATTAACGTTCTAGTTTCCGGATTCATGGTTGTTTCCCATAATTGATCGGCATTCATCTCGCCAAGTCCTTTATATCGCTGCAAAATATAACCTTTGCCGATTTTTTTAATCGCATCTTGCAAGTCATCGTCACTCCATGAGTATTCGATTACTTCTTTTTTTCCAGAACCTTTACTTACCTTGTATAGAGGTGGTAGGGCGATGTATACTTTACCAGCTTCTACAAGTGGTTTCATATAACGATAGAAAAACGTTAATAGAAGTACTTGAATATGTGCCCCATCTGTATCCGCATCTGTCATAATAATGACTTTGTCATAGTTAGTGTCTTCTACATTAAAGTCCGCACCAACGCCTGCGCCGATCGCATGAATAATTGTATTAATCTCTTCATTTTTAAAGATATCTGCAAGCTTTGCTTTTTCCGTATTGATTACTTTCCCACGAAGAGGCAGTACTGCTTGGAAGCGACGATCTCTTCCTTGTTTTGCTGAACCACCCGCCGAATCTCCTTCCACTAAATATAATTCATTTTTCTGTGGATTTTTCGATTGGGCAGGTGTGAGCTTACCCGAAAGAACCGCTTCGCCGCGCTTACGCTTTTTCCCACTTCTTGCTTCTTCTCTTGCTTTTCGAGCTGCTTCTCTTGCTTGTGCTGCTTTAATCGATTTTTTAATTAAAAGCGAACTGACTTCAGGGTTTTCTTCAAAGAAATAGGCTAAGTGTTCCGATACAACGGCATCTACAGCAGATCTTGCTTCACTAGTCCCTAATTTTCCTTTTGTTTGTCCCTCGAATTGTAGTAAGTCTTCTGGTACTCGCACGGAAACTATTGCAGATAGACCCTCACGAATATCAGAACCATCTAAGTTTTTATCCTTTTCTTTGAGAAGACTAACTTTACGTGCATATTCATTAAACATCCGAGTCATTGCTGTTTTGGCACCAGCCTCATGTGTACCGCCGTCTTTCGTGCGGACATTATTAACAAATGACAAAACATTTTCTGAATAGCCATCGTTGAATTGAAAAGCATATTCTACTTCAATTCCATTACTTTCACCCTCAAGGCTAACTACTGGATGAAGTGTATCTTTCTCTTCGTTTAAGTATTCAACAAATGCTTCAATCCCATTTTCATAATGGAAAACACTTTGCTCATTATTTCTTTCATCCACAATTTCAATGCGCAATCCTTTTAATAAAAAGGCAGATTCTCTTAATCGCTCACAAAGCGTTTCATAATTATACGTTGTCGTTGAAAAAATCGTTGGGTCTGGCTTAAAGTGTATCGTTGTTCCAGTTTGATTTGTTTTCCCGATTTTTTCTAACGTTGTGACAGGTTTACCGCCGTTTTCAAAACGTTGTTCGTAAACAAAGCCATCACGCTTAATTTTTACAACAACCCATTCTGATAACGCGTTAACTACAGAAGCACCTACACCATGCAGTCCACCACTTGTTTTGTAGCCACCTTGTCCAAATTTCCCTCCAGCATGAAGAATGGTAAAGATAACTTCAGGAGTCGGCTTTCCAATCTTATGCATTCCAGTTGGCATTCCACGTCCTCTATCCTTAACACTTATGGAATTGTCACGATGAATTTTTACAATGATAGTATCTCCAAATCCAGCCAGTGCTTCATCGACTGCGTTATCTACAATTTCATATACTAGATGATGCAAACCTCTAGAATCTGTACTCCCAATATACATTCCGGGACGTTTCCTAACAGCTTCTAATCCTTCTAATACTTGAATGGCATCATCATTATATTCGAATGCTTGCTGATTCTTTGCCACTGACATACCCCTTTCACTTCTACAAATCCGACATATTATCTTTCTATGTATCATGTCGAACAATTGTTTATGTATTCGTCTAAAAAACGAATTATCCTCTAAAATCAAAAAAATTTATCGGATAACTTCTTTTCTTGTTAGACGAGCTTAAAAGAAGGCTTTTCTTTCAACCTTCTTTTTTCTTTCAATTATATTGAATTATTATAAACAGTTGTTGATACCAATTCCCGAAACAGAACATTCGTTCTCATATCGTATTGTAGCACATAATTACATTTTCCACGTTTTTTTTCAAATTTTATCTTTCGATTTTTCCCCGGCAAAACCAATATTATACCAATCATCGCAAAAGCAAAAGAACTTTTTTAAAGAGGATTCCCTCTTTTTATCTATATTATGTTAACACAGATTCTTTGGAAAAACGAATAAGTTTCGAAAAACAATGTGCATTTTTAGCGCATGACAGCGTTTTATCCGTTCAAATTAACCAATTTTATTCACTATTCCTTTATAAAATAATAAAAAAAGGCAGAATGATTTTTTCTTAATTGGACTAACCTAAATTAGTGAGACAATATAAAACACCTCCATAATGGCCATACTTGAAATAAGTATGGAATATTAATCGGAGGTGTTTTTGCATGGGCAAAAATATTTATACAAGTGAAATCAAATGGGCGGTAGTAAGGGACAAGCTTGAAGGGAAATTAACAACAAGAGAAATTATGGGTAAGTATGGAATTAAGAATAAATCTCAAGTTGAAACATGGATGAGATGGTATGAAAATGGGGAGATTTATCGGTTTGACCAACCAATCGGTAAACAATACACATTCGGACATGGTCCGGAATCTTTAAGCAAGGATGAGCGAATTAATAATCAACTTACTCACCTAAAGATGGAGAATGAAATCTTAAAAAAGTATTTGGCGATGAGAAAGGTGTCGATAAAAGGATAGTAGTACAATTGGTTGAACAATTTCGAGAAAAATATAGTGTTACCTCCATTTTAAAAGTATTGGAGGTTCCTCGTTCTAGTTATTACCGTTGGACAAAAGGTTTTGGGGAACATAAAAATGAGCATGAAGAGCTGATTATTGAAATCTGTAAGGCTACAAAATATAGAAATGGTCACCGTAAAATTAGAGCTATTTTAAAGCGAGATCATCATATTCATCTCAATAGGAATACAGTTCAAAAGATTATGCAGAAGTATCATTTGCAGTGTAGGGTGAAGCCGAAACGTAGATGGAAATCACAAGGAGAGAGTGAAGTAATCGCACCTAATATTATTAATCGAGATTTTAGCGCATGTAAACCAAATGAGAAGTGGGTAACGGATATTACGTATATTCAATATGGTAGCGAGACTCTATATCTGTCTACAATTATGGATTTGTACAATAATGAAATCATAGCTTATAAGGTTTATAACCATCAACAAACACCTTTAGTAATTGATACTTTGGAGGAAGCTCTAGATAAGCGGCATCAGCCAGAAGGAGTTATAATTCATTCTGATCAAGGAAGTGTGTATACTTCATATATCTTTCAAAATTATGTGAAAGAAATTCATATGATAAGTAGTATGTCCAGAAGAGGAAACTGTTGGGATAATGCGGTGATTGAATCTTTTCATTCAAATCTAAAAGCCGAGGAATTTCAGTATTGTAAGTTTAATACGTTATCGAATTTAGAGGTTATTTCTAGAGTAGAAGGATATATTCATCATTATAATGAAGATAGAATTCAAGCAAAATTAGGCTACTTAACTCCAAAAGAATTTGGGTTAAATGCAGCTTAATGGGGATTAGGGTTCACTTATCATGTAAAAAAGACGTGCACTTTATTTGGAGTGGCGGGCATGATAGCCTAATTAGGCTAAGCCAGATTCTATTGAAGATAGCTGGCTTCCTGGCTAAAGAATCTATGCCCGCAGAGGCTCCAAGTAAAGTGACAAAGTGCCTGAATTATTTCCAGTAAAGAACCAATATCAAATTAGTCGAAAAGTGTTAAATTTAATAATGGTTAGGTGTTTTATATATGTCTCATTTCGCTAGGTCAGTTCAAATCACTCTGCCTTTTTTTATTATTTTGTCATCGCATGTTCGACTTTAATGCAACGATCCATGATTACCGTATACCCTTTTTCTTTTAAATCATCAAACGTTTCTTCATGTACTAGTCCCAATTGTGCCCAAAATACATCTGCATCTATTTTTTCGAACTCAGCTGCAACCTCTGGCAAATATTCAGATCTTCTAAATACATTGACAATATCGACATGTCCTTCAATATCTGTTAACTGCTTAACCGCTTTAACTCCAAGTACCTCGTCTACAGTTGGATTAACAGGAATAATTTCATATCCAGCATTTTTCATTGCTTCTGAAACCATATAAGAGGTCCTAGAAGGATTATCACTTAAACCAACAACCGCAATTCTCTTTGCTTTTTTTAAAATTTCACCAATTTCTTCACGACTTGGATTATTAATAGCCATTTTAACCGCTCCTTTTTCTATCATTTTTTATACGTTTCCCCAAATCAGGGAAGAAAAAACTACAGAAAGCATTCCTACATGCCACTTTAACAATAGCAAATTTTTCTAGTTTTCTAAAGAAAGTTGCATTTAATTAAATATATTTACTGCCTTCACGTATACTTAACTTAGATAAACTATGTTCGTGAATAAACTGTCTAACTGATTCTGGATTGGTTTTTGAGTATTCCCTTAAACTCCAGCCAATCGCTTTTTGAATAAAGAATTCCTTACTTGATGCATTATGCAAGATATATCGGTACAGGCGACTTTCTTCTGTATCTTCTTTATATTTAAGCTGAAATAGTATAGAAGCTCTTCGCAGCCATAAATGATCTCCATAAGCCCAAGTCTCTATTACTTCATCCTTCACTTCTGGAGCGATCTTTGCAATATGACCAACGGCATGAGGAGCAATGCTATCAACTGTATCCCACCAAGATTTCGTCATAATCAACTTTTCAAATAAGGGGAGGTCCTGCTTACTTATTTTTTTCAGTGATTTGTTTATATAATCTAACGCTGCATATTGGTATTCACGCTCCTTTTTCTCCCACAAACTTTGCACAAAATTTTGCTGAAAGTCTAACTTTAAAAGGTCTGTTTCTGAAAAAAACTGTTTCATCAGCGCTCTTCGTTCCGGTGTTTTAATACCTAAAAACTTGAAATGATTCTTCATATATTTTTCCATCGGTATGGCCTTTTCTCTATCCTGATTTTGATCAAATATAAAAGACAAGTTTTCTAATAAGTTACTAGTTAAATTATCCTTGGATTTATTCATAAATATGCTCCTTCTTGTTAACTTCATCATTACTTAACGGTTAAATCCATATTATAATTAAAATGAACCTCACAACAAGCATTTATTTCCAAATATAGTGTATAAAATGCAAAAACCACTTTCCTCAAAAGAAAGTGGTTTCTTCGTTACTGTTTCTTTGTTTCTAAGGATAGTGCATTCCATGCTGTTTCGTTTGCAAAAGTGCGGGACCAACTTGCAAGTCCAGCTAACTCATATTTTTCTACTAATTCGGCTCTTTTTGCTAAAGATAGTTCATCTTCCAGCCAAATTTTATAGGTAGATTTTGTTTTCTCGTCAAAATATTCCCCATAGTTTTGACCGCTAACTTCATCGTACGTTGGTGTCACTTTATACTTTTCTAACCATTCCTCGACCTTTGCCATTGAAAGTGCCTTAGAAGATATTTCTCCGCTTTCCTTCTCTTCCCATAAACGAGCATATAAAGGTACACCTAAAACGAGCTTATCATTTGGAACAATATCGAGTAAGGTTTCTAAATTAGCCTCTACCCAAGGGAAACTCGCTACACTCCCAGCAATTGGACTTGTCGCCCAGTGCTCATCATATGCCATTACAACTAAATAATCGACGATTTCAGCTAGGTGGTCACGCTGTAAAAATGCAGAATAATTTCCGCCAGCGATAAACGTAATGTCCATGGACACTGTAATTCCCGCCTCATGTAAATATGGCGTTGCTTCTCTCACAAACTGAGTGACATATTTACCATCTTCTTCGCGAACATTTTCAATATCAATGTTAATCCCATCTAAATTATACATTTCACTATAGACTAAAAGTTGTCTAATTATTGCTTGCCTTTTCTGATAATCCTTCAATACTTCATGTGTATTATCAGGATCAAAATTATTAGAAAACAATCCCCATACTTGATAGCCTTGTTTATGCGCCCAATCTACGTATGCTTTTGATCCTAGATTACTAACATTGCCGTCATCTCCCGACAGCTTAAACCAAGTGGGAGAAACAACATTTACACCGTTCATTTTTGGAATGCTTGAAGTATCTGGATTTCTAGAGTATACGGCTTCCCAAGTTAATTGGATAGGACCGTTGATTTTATTCAGTTTTGGTTCCTTCTGTTCTAATTCTACTTGAACAACCGCTGATTTACCTTTTTCAACATATTTCTTTTTCACAAATCCAGCGATTCCATTCTCTTTTCTAACAAAATAAAAGTCTTCTTCTTCTTTTTCAATTGTTATATGCTCACCAGGAGCTAAGTCATCTGTATAAGGAGAGTATAATGTTGCTTCTGAACGCAATCTTGTGAAATCTTTTCTCACCTTTTTAGATGTAAATATCCCATCCGCTCTTTCTTGGCCATTTTCTTCTAAAAGAACAACATGCTTATCATCTAAAATGGTGTATTCGATTGGATAAAAACTTGCTAATGGATCAAGTGCAACATAAATCGTTCCATCCTCATCTCTTAATGGATGAAAAGAAAGCTCCGTATTTTTATCATTTACATAATAGGAAACGGAATCGGATGGAAATTGAATCACTTTATCTTTTGTCGTCACAATAACGGAATTACTATTTTCATCATACGTAATGCTGTCATCTATTTTTTCTTGCCATATTTTTAAAGGTAAATATACCGTATCCTTATCAAAGATTGCATTGCCGATCTGTTCCCCATTTAAGAAGATAGGGTTTTCTCCTTGAAAGTAATTTATCTTATCTTTATTACCGAATGGGTAAAAAATTAACAGGATAGTAGAGATTACAACTAATAATACAGCTAGAATAAAACCAATAAAGAGTTTTTTATTTGGCGTTTTTTTTTGAAAGGAATAATTTATTTGTGTCATTTGTACCTCCTTGAAGTAGTCCTTTTGCTGTTTCAATTACTAGAATAATAGCCGTAATGAAAACAGAGCTAGTTTCATATTAACACAGATTTCGACAAAAAAAGAACCACCAGACATTGACAGATGGCTCTCCCCATATTAATCAAATAATTATACTTCCTCATTATATCCGATCCTAATGTAGAACAAGATTCACTTATATTCAGTAAAGTTCTTTCGAAATCCATAAAAAGCACGATAACCTTTGGTTTCATAATAGGTATGTGACGTACTGGATGCCAGCATTTCTACTCTAGTATTTGGATATAAACGATGGACATAGTATAATAAATTATGTCCAATCCCTAAGCTCCTATATGTCTGATCAATTAGCAATTCACAAATATACATAGTAATTGATTGATCTGTCATCCCCCTAATATAGCCGATTATTTTATCATCTAACATTGCAACATAAGCAATATTAGAATGATTCCAAGCGGATATTGTATCTTCTTTTTTGGCTACTAAGTTATTCCACTGTTCTTCTCTATTTAATGCGTGTATAGATGGGAAATCATCTTCTTGATATTTTCGCACCTGTATTTCCAGTCCGTTTTTTAACTTAATCATCTTTTTTCTCCTAATTTTTTATTATCTTTATAAAATGGTGGGTACTTATTGCCGATAACGGCATTATTACGATTGCTAAAAATAGGATAAGAAAAATATCTGTAGCGATTGTATAGTCAATCCATTTATTATAAAGTGAAACTTCCATCAGTGGGGGTTTTCTTCATCCCCCACTGATGGTTAGTTGAACCAATCGGACCTTTACGGACAGTTGATCTCCCACCTATCTTCCTCGTATTCTCATATGCTTGAGGGGGAGTCGTACTGTCCGTTAAGAGTGGGATAGAAATAATAGACTATTCTAAAATAAATAATAAAAAAGATGATTAGTAAAAAATAAAATACAAAACTATCTTTATATTTTTTCATTACTCCTCCTGGTTTTTGGAATATTATACCATATTAAAACAAAAGACGCTCCTAAAGGAACGTCAAATTATTTACTATTCATCTTTAATTTCTTGATATACCAGTTGATGGTCTATCAAGTACGATACGTGGAGCTGAAATTAATAAAAGTACAAGTACGATTGAACATAGAATGGTTGCTCCTAAATAAGATCCACCGTTTACTATCAAGGAATTGATAAATGGCGACATTCCTTCTGGCGCATAACTTGCCCAAATAGTTACTCCTGC
Proteins encoded:
- a CDS encoding CoA-binding protein is translated as MAINNPSREEIGEILKKAKRIAVVGLSDNPSRTSYMVSEAMKNAGYEIIPVNPTVDEVLGVKAVKQLTDIEGHVDIVNVFRRSEYLPEVAAEFEKIDADVFWAQLGLVHEETFDDLKEKGYTVIMDRCIKVEHAMTK
- a CDS encoding GNAT family N-acetyltransferase — its product is MIKLKNGLEIQVRKYQEDDFPSIHALNREEQWNNLVAKKEDTISAWNHSNIAYVAMLDDKIIGYIRGMTDQSITMYICELLIDQTYRSLGIGHNLLYYVHRLYPNTRVEMLASSTSHTYYETKGYRAFYGFRKNFTEYK
- a CDS encoding DNA alkylation repair protein, producing MNKSKDNLTSNLLENLSFIFDQNQDREKAIPMEKYMKNHFKFLGIKTPERRALMKQFFSETDLLKLDFQQNFVQSLWEKKEREYQYAALDYINKSLKKISKQDLPLFEKLIMTKSWWDTVDSIAPHAVGHIAKIAPEVKDEVIETWAYGDHLWLRRASILFQLKYKEDTEESRLYRYILHNASSKEFFIQKAIGWSLREYSKTNPESVRQFIHEHSLSKLSIREGSKYI
- a CDS encoding glycosyl hydrolase family 18 protein, yielding MTQINYSFQKKTPNKKLFIGFILAVLLVVISTILLIFYPFGNKDKINYFQGENPIFLNGEQIGNAIFDKDTVYLPLKIWQEKIDDSITYDENSNSVIVTTKDKVIQFPSDSVSYYVNDKNTELSFHPLRDEDGTIYVALDPLASFYPIEYTILDDKHVVLLEENGQERADGIFTSKKVRKDFTRLRSEATLYSPYTDDLAPGEHITIEKEEEDFYFVRKENGIAGFVKKKYVEKGKSAVVQVELEQKEPKLNKINGPIQLTWEAVYSRNPDTSSIPKMNGVNVVSPTWFKLSGDDGNVSNLGSKAYVDWAHKQGYQVWGLFSNNFDPDNTHEVLKDYQKRQAIIRQLLVYSEMYNLDGINIDIENVREEDGKYVTQFVREATPYLHEAGITVSMDITFIAGGNYSAFLQRDHLAEIVDYLVVMAYDEHWATSPIAGSVASFPWVEANLETLLDIVPNDKLVLGVPLYARLWEEKESGEISSKALSMAKVEEWLEKYKVTPTYDEVSGQNYGEYFDEKTKSTYKIWLEDELSLAKRAELVEKYELAGLASWSRTFANETAWNALSLETKKQ
- a CDS encoding IS3 family transposase (programmed frameshift), with protein sequence MGKNIYTSEIKWAVVRDKLEGKLTTREIMGKYGIKNKSQVETWMRWYENGEIYRFDQPIGKQYTFGHGPESLSKDERINNQLTHLKMENEILKKVFGDEKGVDKRIVVQLVEQFREKYSVTSILKVLEVPRSSYYRWTKGFGEHKNEHEELIIEICKATKYRNGHRKIRAILKRDHHIHLNRNTVQKIMQKYHLQCRVKPKRRWKSQGESEVIAPNIINRDFSACKPNEKWVTDITYIQYGSETLYLSTIMDLYNNEIIAYKVYNHQQTPLVIDTLEEALDKRHQPEGVIIHSDQGSVYTSYIFQNYVKEIHMISSMSRRGNCWDNAVIESFHSNLKAEEFQYCKFNTLSNLEVISRVEGYIHHYNEDRIQAKLGYLTPKEFGLNAA
- the parC gene encoding DNA topoisomerase IV subunit A; translated protein: MSSLEQYRDLPLEDVLGDRFGRYSKYIIQERALPDARDGLKPVQRRILYAMHEEGNTHEKNFRKSAKTVGNVIGNYHPHGDSSVYEAMVRMSQEWKVRNVLIEMHGNNGSIDGDPPAAMRYTEARLSAISAELLRDIEKRTVDFIPNFDDTSNEPTVLPAKFPNLLVNGSTGISAGYATDIPPHHLGEVIDGVIERMDSPNCTVEDIMKHIKGPDFPTGGIIQGVEGIKKAYETGKGKIIVRGKTDIETLRGGKQQIVITEVPYELNKSNLVKKIDELRLDRKVEGIAEVRDETDRTGLRIVIELKKEVDANGILNFLFKNTDLQITYSFNMVAIYNKRPKLMGIIALLDAYIEHQKETIKRRTEFDLQKAKDRQHIVDGLIKALSILDEVIATIRASKDKRDAKNNLIAAFQFTEPQAEAIVSLQLYRLTNTDITALQAEAEDLANKIDEWTAILASEKKLLSVIKKELKDVKKRFVSERRTLIQDEIEEIKINLEVLVASEDVIVTVTKDGYIKRTSQRSYAASNGQDFGMKDTDRILAKIDVNTTEVVLLFTDKGNYLYLPVHELPDIRWKDLGQHISNIIPIDRDESIIKAMPIKDFERPQYLLFFTKNGMAKKTELINYKAQRYSKPLVAINLKGDDEVVDVHLTNGKQEVLIATHIGYALRFHEEEINIVGARAAGVKGINLKDNDYVIAGKVITNPQKESVVIMTQRGSIKKMKLTEFEFSGRAKRGLIMLRELKANPHRVVGMAILEAQDTVYLQTEKGEIESVKVGELRFNDRYSNGSFVIDETEAGKIVELWEEKITHDEA
- the parE gene encoding DNA topoisomerase IV subunit B → MAKNQQAFEYNDDAIQVLEGLEAVRKRPGMYIGSTDSRGLHHLVYEIVDNAVDEALAGFGDTIIVKIHRDNSISVKDRGRGMPTGMHKIGKPTPEVIFTILHAGGKFGQGGYKTSGGLHGVGASVVNALSEWVVVKIKRDGFVYEQRFENGGKPVTTLEKIGKTNQTGTTIHFKPDPTIFSTTTYNYETLCERLRESAFLLKGLRIEIVDERNNEQSVFHYENGIEAFVEYLNEEKDTLHPVVSLEGESNGIEVEYAFQFNDGYSENVLSFVNNVRTKDGGTHEAGAKTAMTRMFNEYARKVSLLKEKDKNLDGSDIREGLSAIVSVRVPEDLLQFEGQTKGKLGTSEARSAVDAVVSEHLAYFFEENPEVSSLLIKKSIKAAQAREAARKAREEARSGKKRKRGEAVLSGKLTPAQSKNPQKNELYLVEGDSAGGSAKQGRDRRFQAVLPLRGKVINTEKAKLADIFKNEEINTIIHAIGAGVGADFNVEDTNYDKVIIMTDADTDGAHIQVLLLTFFYRYMKPLVEAGKVYIALPPLYKVSKGSGKKEVIEYSWSDDDLQDAIKKIGKGYILQRYKGLGEMNADQLWETTMNPETRTLIRVKIDDLARAERRVTTLMGDKVEPRRKWIEANVAFGLEEEGNILENENIMVTEEESPS